The following are encoded together in the Daucus carota subsp. sativus chromosome 5, DH1 v3.0, whole genome shotgun sequence genome:
- the LOC135152595 gene encoding bergaptol O-methyltransferase-like gives MGGISTGRSEDEEACLLAMQLATATVLPMILKSAIELDILNTMAKAGPGNYLTPSELASKLPRSNPDAPAMVQRILQVLATYKVLGCKPNDRSNGEAEWLYCWTPVCKFLSNNEDGGSMAPLLLVNTDKVVIDSWYHVTDAVLDGGIAFNKAYGMSIFDYNSREPRFSKVFNQCMTGHSNITLKKILETYNGFQGLSSIVDVGGGSGATLNMIVSKYPAIKGINFDLPHVVRDSPSIPGVEHVGGDMFTSVPKGDAIFLKWVCHNWNDEDCLRILKNCHQALAENKKLIIAEFILPEVPGGSDDATKGVVHMDAIMMAHIPGGKERSEKEFEALATQAGFKSFSMVCCAFNTWIMELTK, from the exons ATGGGTGGGATCAGTACTGGTCGATCAGAAGATGAAGAAGCTTGCTTGCTAGCCATGCAATTAGCAACTGCCACAGTactgcccatgattctgaaatcagCAATTGAGCTTGACATATTAAACACCATGGCCAAAGCTGGCCCTGGAAACTATTTAACTCCTTCTGAGCTAGCCTCTAAGCTCCCCAGGTCCAACCCTGATGCCCCAGCTATGGTTCAACGCATCCTCCAAGTCCTGGCTACCTACAAGGTTCTTGGTTGTAAGCCTAATGATCGTTCCAATGGTGAAGCTGAGTGGCTCTATTGCTGGACACCCGTGTGCAAGTTCCTGTCCAATAATGAAGACGGTGGTTCTATGGCACCTCTTTTGCTTGTCAACACCGACAAAGTGGTGATCGACAGCTG GTACCATGTAACAGACGCAGTTCTTGATGGTGGAATTGCATTCAACAAAGCCTATGGGATGAGTATATTTGATTATAACAGCCGAGAGCCTCGATTCAGCAAAGTCTTTAACCAGTGCATGACTGGTCATTCTAATATAACCTTGAAGAAGATACTCGAGACTTACAATGGTTTCCAAGGTCTTTCATCCATAGTTGATGTCGGCGGTGGCTCTGGTGCTACCCTTAATATGATCGTTTCCAAGTACCCTGCTATCAAAGGAATTAACTTCGACCTACCTCACGTTGTCCGAGACTCACCCTCTATTCCTG GCGTGGAACATGTGGGAGGAGACATGTTTACAAGCGTGCCGAAAGGAGATGCCATATTCTTGAAG tgGGTATGTCATAATTGGAATGATGAAGATTGCCTGAGGATCTTGAAAAACTGCCACCAAGCTCTGGCAGAAAATAAGAAGCTGATCATAGCAGAATTCATTCTTCCTGAGGTGCCCGGGGGAAGCGACGATGCAACCAAGGGTGTGGTTCATATGGATGCTATAATGATGGCACATATTCCGGGTGGAAAAGAGAGGTCGGAGAAAGAGTTTGAGGCCTTGGCTACTCAAGCGGGATTTAAAAGTTTTAGCATGGTGtgctgtgctttcaatacttgGATTATGGAACTTACCAAGTAG